One genomic window of Thioclava sp. GXIMD4216 includes the following:
- a CDS encoding phosphoribosylanthranilate isomerase produces MAPRVKICGLSKPAHVEAVSRSGAAYAGFVFFPKSPRNVTIAQARELALMVPLGVAKVALVVNATDAELDAITAQVPLDMLQLHGKETPERVAEIRARYGLPVMKALGVAEPSDLEAIPAYEAVADQILVDAKAPKGAALPGGNGLSFDWTLIAGRKWSKPWMLAGGLTPENVALAIARTGANQLDVSSGVESAPGVKEASLIKDFVAAAGAA; encoded by the coding sequence ATGGCACCCCGCGTCAAAATCTGCGGTCTTAGCAAGCCCGCCCATGTCGAGGCCGTATCCCGGAGTGGTGCGGCCTATGCTGGTTTTGTCTTCTTCCCGAAGTCGCCGCGCAATGTGACGATTGCTCAGGCGCGCGAGCTGGCGCTGATGGTGCCGCTGGGCGTGGCCAAGGTCGCGCTGGTGGTCAATGCAACAGATGCCGAGCTTGATGCCATCACGGCGCAAGTTCCCCTTGATATGCTCCAGCTTCACGGCAAGGAAACGCCCGAGCGTGTGGCTGAGATACGTGCCCGCTATGGTCTGCCGGTGATGAAGGCTCTGGGCGTGGCCGAGCCTTCGGACCTAGAGGCGATCCCCGCCTATGAGGCCGTGGCCGACCAGATCCTTGTGGATGCCAAAGCCCCGAAAGGGGCCGCTTTGCCCGGCGGTAACGGGCTGTCGTTCGACTGGACGCTGATTGCAGGACGCAAATGGTCCAAGCCGTGGATGCTGGCGGGCGGGCTGACCCCCGAGAATGTCGCCTTGGCGATTGCGCGCACAGGGGCCAATCAGCTGGATGTGTCTTCGGGTGTCGAGTCCGCGCCTGGAGTGAAAGAGGCGTCTCTTATCAAAGACTTCGTTGCGGCGGCGGGCGCTGCCTGA
- the thiC gene encoding phosphomethylpyrimidine synthase ThiC, with the protein MKDIVPTITTGALIGSRKVHKEGQIHALRVPMREIEISNEEALCVYDSSGPYTDPLAEIDITKGLPETRGGWLQARGEIEEYEGRAITDADNGFAKGDRLVAPFPVQRPPLRAIGDRAVTQLAYARAGVITPEMEFVAIRENEGRMAAYTRDGDPMGANLPDLVTPEFVRQEIAEGRAIIPANINHRELEPMIIGRNFKVKINANIGNSAVTSSMEEEVEKMVWAIRWGGDTVMDLSTGRNIHNIRDWIIRNAPVPIGTVPLYQALEKVGGVAEDLTWEIFRDTLIEQAEQGVDYFTIHAGVRLHMIPMTAKRVTGIVSRGGSIMAKWCLHHHRESFLYEHFDEICDICRRYDVSFSLGDGLRPGSIADANDEAQFAELRTLGELTKIAWAKDCQVMIEGPGHVAMHKIKANMDEQLKHCHEAPFYTLGPLTTDIAPGYDHITSAIGAAMIGWFGTAMLCYVTPKEHLGLPDRDDVKTGVITYKLAAHAADLAKGHPGAQRRDDAISRARFEFRWEDQFNIGLDPDTAREMHDETMPAQAHKVAHFCSMCGPKFCSMKISHDIRAEAQRQEGMGKMAEKFREGGALYIPEPTEG; encoded by the coding sequence ATGAAAGATATCGTCCCGACGATTACCACCGGCGCGCTGATCGGCTCGCGCAAGGTGCATAAGGAAGGCCAGATCCACGCACTGCGCGTGCCCATGCGCGAGATCGAGATCTCGAACGAGGAGGCGCTGTGCGTCTATGACAGCTCGGGCCCCTATACCGACCCGCTGGCCGAGATCGACATTACCAAGGGCCTGCCCGAGACCCGTGGCGGCTGGCTGCAGGCGCGCGGCGAGATCGAGGAATATGAGGGCCGCGCCATCACCGATGCCGATAACGGCTTTGCCAAGGGCGACCGCCTCGTGGCGCCGTTCCCCGTGCAGCGTCCGCCGCTGCGCGCGATTGGGGACCGCGCCGTGACGCAGCTCGCCTATGCCCGGGCAGGGGTGATCACCCCCGAGATGGAATTCGTGGCCATCCGCGAGAATGAGGGCCGTATGGCCGCCTATACCCGCGATGGTGACCCGATGGGTGCAAACCTCCCCGATCTGGTGACGCCGGAATTCGTGCGCCAGGAAATCGCGGAAGGCCGCGCGATCATCCCCGCCAATATCAACCACCGCGAGCTTGAGCCGATGATCATCGGCCGCAACTTCAAAGTGAAGATCAACGCCAATATCGGCAATTCGGCGGTGACCTCTTCGATGGAAGAGGAAGTCGAGAAAATGGTCTGGGCGATCCGCTGGGGCGGGGACACGGTGATGGACCTCTCGACGGGCCGCAATATCCACAATATCCGCGACTGGATCATCCGCAACGCGCCGGTCCCGATCGGCACGGTGCCTTTGTATCAGGCGCTGGAAAAGGTGGGCGGCGTGGCCGAGGACCTCACATGGGAGATCTTCCGCGACACGCTGATCGAGCAGGCAGAGCAGGGGGTCGATTACTTCACCATCCATGCGGGCGTGCGCCTGCATATGATCCCGATGACCGCCAAACGCGTCACCGGCATCGTTTCGCGCGGCGGCTCGATCATGGCGAAATGGTGCCTGCATCATCACCGCGAAAGCTTCCTTTACGAGCATTTCGACGAGATCTGCGATATCTGCCGCCGCTATGATGTCAGCTTCTCGCTGGGGGACGGCCTGCGTCCGGGCTCGATTGCCGATGCCAATGACGAGGCGCAATTTGCCGAACTGCGCACCTTGGGCGAGCTGACCAAGATCGCATGGGCGAAGGACTGTCAGGTGATGATCGAAGGGCCGGGCCATGTGGCCATGCACAAGATCAAGGCCAATATGGACGAGCAGCTCAAGCACTGCCATGAGGCGCCCTTCTACACGCTTGGACCGCTGACCACCGATATCGCGCCGGGTTATGACCATATCACCTCGGCCATTGGGGCTGCGATGATCGGTTGGTTCGGTACGGCGATGCTGTGCTATGTGACGCCCAAGGAACACCTCGGCCTGCCCGACCGCGACGATGTGAAGACGGGGGTGATCACCTATAAGCTGGCCGCCCATGCCGCCGATCTTGCCAAGGGCCATCCGGGGGCGCAGCGGCGCGATGACGCGATCAGCCGTGCGCGGTTTGAATTCCGCTGGGAAGATCAGTTCAACATCGGGCTCGACCCCGATACCGCGCGCGAGATGCATGACGAGACCATGCCCGCGCAGGCGCATAAGGTGGCGCATTTCTGTTCGATGTGCGGGCCGAAATTCTGCTCCATGAAGATCAGCCATGACATCCGCGCCGAGGCCCAGCGGCAGGAGGGCATGGGCAAGATGGCCGAGAAATTCCGCGAGGGCGGGGCGCTTTACATCCCCGAACCGACCGAAGGCTAA
- a CDS encoding PLP-dependent aminotransferase family protein: MDWTKVLARRAGRMKASEIRELLKLLDQPDIISFAGGIPDPDLFPSAAYSDAFAATMADNNGHAALQYSVSEGYRPLREWLVGEMEKIGVPCAVDNIMITSGSQQALDYLGKLFLTENDTAAVMRPTYLGALGAFNAYEPRYIPLDPMSNIDPETLKTEAKAAGGAVKFAYLSADFANPTGETLPRDGRERLLDQAEALDCAIIEDGAYQNLRFDGEAIPPILALDIERKGGIENTRTIYCGSFSKTLAPGLRVGWVVAAKPVIDRLVLMKQAADLHSPTLNQIVTNHVARAIFHEHVAKIKAVYASRRDRMLAALEREMPASVSFTRPEGGMFIWLTFDPKLDGADLLAKAVRDEKVAFVPGGAFFADGSGQNTLRLSYSCATDAQIDEGIARIGRILR, encoded by the coding sequence ATGGACTGGACGAAAGTGCTCGCACGCCGCGCGGGCCGGATGAAAGCCTCGGAGATCCGTGAGCTGCTGAAACTTCTCGACCAGCCCGATATCATCTCTTTCGCGGGCGGTATTCCCGACCCCGATCTCTTCCCCAGCGCGGCCTATTCCGACGCTTTTGCCGCCACGATGGCCGATAATAACGGCCATGCGGCGTTGCAATATTCGGTCTCCGAAGGCTATCGCCCGCTGCGCGAATGGCTTGTGGGCGAGATGGAAAAGATCGGCGTGCCCTGTGCCGTTGACAATATCATGATCACCTCCGGTTCGCAGCAGGCGCTGGATTATCTGGGCAAGCTGTTCCTGACCGAAAACGATACCGCCGCCGTGATGCGCCCGACCTATCTGGGCGCTTTGGGAGCGTTCAACGCCTATGAGCCGCGTTATATTCCGCTGGATCCGATGTCGAATATCGACCCCGAGACCCTGAAGACGGAGGCCAAGGCCGCCGGCGGCGCGGTAAAATTTGCCTATCTCTCGGCAGATTTTGCCAACCCGACGGGCGAGACCCTGCCCCGTGACGGGCGCGAGCGTCTGCTGGATCAGGCCGAGGCGCTGGATTGCGCGATCATCGAGGATGGCGCCTATCAGAACCTGCGTTTCGATGGCGAGGCGATCCCGCCGATCCTTGCGCTGGACATCGAACGCAAGGGCGGTATCGAGAACACCCGCACCATCTATTGCGGGTCTTTCTCGAAAACGCTGGCGCCCGGTCTGCGCGTGGGCTGGGTTGTGGCGGCAAAGCCGGTGATCGACCGTCTGGTGCTGATGAAACAGGCCGCCGACCTGCATTCGCCGACCCTCAACCAGATCGTGACGAACCATGTGGCGCGCGCGATCTTCCACGAGCATGTGGCCAAGATCAAGGCGGTCTATGCCAGCCGTCGCGACCGGATGCTGGCCGCGCTCGAGCGCGAGATGCCGGCATCGGTCAGCTTCACCCGTCCCGAAGGGGGCATGTTCATCTGGCTGACCTTCGACCCCAAACTCGACGGGGCCGATCTGCTGGCGAAAGCGGTACGCGATGAAAAAGTCGCCTTCGTCCCGGGCGGGGCGTTCTTTGCCGATGGCTCGGGCCAGAACACCCTGCGGCTCAGCTATTCCTGCGCGACCGATGCCCAGATCGACGAAGGGATCGCACGGATCGGCCGCATCCTGCGCTAA